Proteins from a genomic interval of Paenibacillus sp. FSL H8-0048:
- a CDS encoding LysR family transcriptional regulator, whose product MYDDLDAFAAVVEHSSLNRASRQLNLSQPALSRKISKLEERLGVALFNRFGKRLELTEVGRLTYTYALEQRQQRSKFLEALSKFKEGEPQLVTLGASLTTLQTTLPPLVKAYTEKYPAAELKLITGKTHEMVTAVSEGKCDVAIIASQVQEPGLRCIPLFEDQLRLVVSEQHPLTLTPRLTMEHLSRLPMILFSKGTWYRRTTDDLFQRCGVDPDVRMEIDSFEAIVRLLPTIKAAALLPNSYLRPELLNGGGLVSLHIKELEQTQRTTCLIYQSSGGLSTAARCLVQVTEDVFLNSRE is encoded by the coding sequence GCCTCTCGCCAGCTCAACCTGTCCCAGCCGGCCCTCTCCCGCAAAATCTCCAAGCTGGAGGAGCGGCTCGGCGTCGCCCTGTTCAACCGCTTCGGCAAGCGCCTCGAGCTTACAGAGGTAGGCCGTCTTACCTACACCTATGCGCTGGAGCAGCGTCAGCAGCGTTCCAAGTTCCTGGAAGCGTTATCGAAGTTCAAGGAGGGCGAGCCGCAGCTCGTAACCCTGGGTGCCAGCCTGACCACCTTGCAGACAACCCTGCCTCCTCTGGTAAAAGCGTACACCGAGAAGTATCCGGCAGCCGAGCTGAAGCTCATCACCGGGAAGACCCATGAGATGGTCACCGCGGTCAGCGAAGGCAAATGCGATGTCGCCATCATCGCCTCCCAGGTTCAGGAGCCGGGGCTGCGCTGCATCCCGCTGTTCGAGGACCAGCTCCGGCTGGTCGTCTCCGAGCAGCATCCGCTGACCCTGACGCCGCGGCTCACCATGGAGCATCTGTCCCGGCTGCCGATGATTCTTTTCTCCAAGGGAACCTGGTACCGCCGGACGACAGATGATCTGTTCCAGCGCTGCGGGGTTGATCCCGATGTACGGATGGAGATCGACTCCTTCGAGGCCATCGTCCGCCTGCTGCCGACGATCAAAGCTGCGGCCCTGCTGCCGAACTCTTACTTGCGTCCGGAGCTGCTGAACGGCGGGGGACTGGTCTCCCTGCACATCAAAGAGCTGGAGCAGACCCAGCGGACCACTTGCCTCATCTACCAGAGCAGCGGCGGACTCAGCACGGCAGCGCGCTGTCTGGTGCAGGTGACGGAGGATGTCTTCCTGAACAGCCGCGAGTAG